The DNA sequence CATTTCTTTATAATTGAGCCGATTGGCAACCATAGAAATACTTAGGCGGTCAGGGTGTATTTTTTGTATGAGATTTCTAAAATTAGATAAAGTGTTTTCTAAATTTCCGTTCACTCCTGACAATATTTTATATGTTTCCGAATTGAGCGAATTGATAGAAAAATTTATGGCGGCAATCGATGCTCCTTCCAAAACTTTTTGTTTTTCAATTGTCATCCCTTCCCCATTGGTGCTGATATTGAACTTGAATTTTTTCTCTTTCATAAGTTCAATAATCTTTTCATAATCAGGATGGAGTGTAAATTCTCCATATCCTGTCAAATCAACGATGTTGATATTTTCAAAAAGGGATAATGCTCTCTGCATAGCATCAAACTTGATGCTTATTTTTGGTTGTTTACTATTATTACAAAAAATACATTTGTATTGGCAGATAGTTCCTGTACCTATTAGAATTGTTGTGGGTAAATGTGTGTTCATTATTCAAATTCCGTACAATTTTTACAGTATGTATTCTGCCCATCCATAATGGCTTGGCGAAGTATCTGTATTTTTTTACTGTTCCATATATCTACAAAGGGCGTTTCCGTAATATTTCCCACAACATAATGAGATAAATAACAGCAAGGCACAACTGTATTTCCCGTTATGAAAGTGGCTATCCAAGGCATTTTACATTCTACAATAGGTTTCTTTTTATATATCGTTGTTTCTGTTTTATGAGGTTGCATTCCTGTTACGGAAACTTTCAATTGTTTAGCCAAATCGTAAGCCTTGATGAGATAATCCTTTTCTTCTTGATTATTCAATAAGGAAAATTCATCGCTATAAGAAATATTATTGACGGGTGGGATAAACTTGACCATATCCAATTCCAAATCATGAGCAAGTTGGATAAAATCAGGTAGTTCTTTATAGTTCATTCTATTGACTACCATAGATATCGTGATGGAATAAGTTCTTGGTTTTTTGGAAAACTCTTTCAAATTTTCCATAACTTTTTTCAAATTGCCTTTATTCCCTGATAGAAAATAATGGATTTGTGGATTCAATGAGTTTAGAGATAAATTGATACCCTTCAGTAAAGATTCTCTCAATATCATCTGTTTATCTGATGTCAATGCTTCACCATTTGTACTAAAGACAAATGGAAATTTTTTCTCTTTAGTGAATTGGATTACTTTTTCAAATTCGGGGTGTAATAGCAGTTCCCCGTATCCACCAATACTGATAAAATCCAAACTATCGAAATCCTTCAAAATGTTTTTTATGGTTTCCGCACTCAAAGTAAACTTATCAATTACCCCTCTAGGATTGTTGCAAAATATACAGGCGTATTGACAAATAGTGCTTGTGCAAAGATGAACACTTTTAGGATATGCTATCATATTTTTTTAAAACAAAATAACCCATCGATATCTGTTTCGGCTCTTCCATTTCTCCAATAATGAGGGAAACGAATCATTTCATATTCTCGTAAACTGAATAATGCAGGAGTTAATAAAGACCGATGCACATTTCCTGTATTTTCAGGATATGGATTATCGCTTATTGTTTTTTCCATTGGCAACCAAAATACAGTTGCCTTTCTACTGAATTGCTCACACATTTCAATTATTTGCGGAATTTGTTCACTCTTAAAATGCTCCAAAATATCGAATCCAAAAACTAAATCGAAAGAACGGTCTAAAAATAAATTTTTTAATTTTAAAATATCATATTTTATTGGAATAATTTGAGGGTATTTTAATTCGGCAATTTCCAAATCAGGGATATATGTATCGATACCTATTTTAGATGGTATATCTAGACTAGCCAAAATACCACCCGTCCCACATCCAATTTCTAATGCCGTCTGCGGTTTAATTTTACTCAAAAATAAAGAAAAAATTTCGATTACACTTACTGTTTGCAACATGATTATACTCCATACAAATCAGGTCGTCTTTTTTTAGCATTATCTATTGCCATATACATGAATTTATCTCCTGCTTGACCTGATTGTAATTTTTTCGTCATATTTTCATTATGTTGGCGATACCAACCTAATATTTCTGGAACATGAGCAAATTTACCAACTTCTTGCATTCGTAAAAACATATCATAATCTTCATTAGGTTCTGATTGAAAAGAGCCGCATTTGGTTCTTAATTCTCTACGCCATAACCAACATATACCAAAATAAAAATTGTGTAATGATTTTTTAATATCCCAAGTTTGGTCTATATCTAAAATATTGGTTAAGTCTTTTCTTTCTTTTTCTACAAGCCCTGTTTCGTCCATGAATCCCACATGATTATTACTGTAAACCAAATCAATATCTAGATGGTCATAAAGATGATGAATGAGTGTTTTTAAACAATTAGGGTACATGATATTATCAGAAGCAAACCATGTTTCAAACCTACCAATGGCTTCAACAAATCCTCTATTTAGAGCTGAGCCTGTACCACCGTTTTCTTTTACTCGACAAATAATTCTATCATCTTTATTTTGTCTTTTTTCTACTATCTTTTTTGTTTCCTCATCTTCACCATCAACAACAATTATCAATTCCCAATTCTCAAAATTTTGTGAGATTATGCTTTCGATAGTATTATCGATATATTTACTCTGTTTAAATGTTGGCATAACTATAGAAATTTCAGGAATCATTTACTTAATACCTCATAAAGAATTTTACCAATTGGAGCGTCTATAAAATCCATGTAATTATCGGGGGTTAATTTATTTGTAAATTCTCCTGCTGATGGGTGTCCTGCATACCAATGTATTCCTAAAGAATGAGATTTCAGCCTATTGGGTGCGCCAGGAGTAAATATTTCTTTGATATATTGCATAGGATAATATGCATAAACTGTGTTAAAAGAAATACTATCCACCTTTAAATTTGGAAATTTTTTTCTAATATGATTTAGAGTTGGAAATTCCGTATTTAATAATACAACTCCATTGGCTTGATAGTTTGTAAAATCGGGTCTTGTCCTAATAGCCTTGCTCATGACATATCGGTAATAATCATTTTTAGGAGCAGAGGCCATAAACCCGATACTATGAAAAGTCGCAGGGGCAAATATTTCTGAAATAGAAACTATTGTATCTAAATCTTTATTTTGTGGATTATTCAAATCAAGATAATTCATAGGCTTATTGAACAAAATATCCATGTCTAACCATACACCACCATCTTGTCCTAACAAATGCCAACGCAAAAAATCAGACTTCCATACTTCAGGATATTCATTTGGAATACCCAAATCTTTACCATCAAATTCTTTTAAAGTAATCGGTAATTTTTTTAATTCTCCAAAATAATCAGGGCAATTTAAATCATAACAATGTTCTGTTGAAACCCAAGTATTTGTTTTAGTGGTATATTTTGGATAATATAAAATCACTTCCCAATCAGGATTCATTTTACAGAAGGAATAAAGTGTGAGATATCTGAAGTAAGGCATAATTCCACCCCAATAAAAATATGCTCGTTTTGGTATTTTTGTTAAATGCCAATTTGAATTATCTTTCTTTTCGGGGGGAGGATTCGAGGCCGATTCCAATTGTTTGCGAATAGCATCTGTCAGAATATTAAATACAACATTTTTTCTGTAATCGGGTATCTGTTGACTTTTTCTTATACAGGTATAAATATCTTCTAATTTCCATAAAGCCAAGTGTTTATCTTCATAAGAACCTGATGAATCTTTTTCTGTGCAATTTTCCATAATCCTATCTAATGGTTCTGGAAAATTAAATGGGGCGTTTTCAAAACAGATAGGTC is a window from the bacterium genome containing:
- a CDS encoding glycosyltransferase, which translates into the protein MIPEISIVMPTFKQSKYIDNTIESIISQNFENWELIIVVDGEDEETKKIVEKRQNKDDRIICRVKENGGTGSALNRGFVEAIGRFETWFASDNIMYPNCLKTLIHHLYDHLDIDLVYSNNHVGFMDETGLVEKERKDLTNILDIDQTWDIKKSLHNFYFGICWLWRRELRTKCGSFQSEPNEDYDMFLRMQEVGKFAHVPEILGWYRQHNENMTKKLQSGQAGDKFMYMAIDNAKKRRPDLYGV
- a CDS encoding class I SAM-dependent methyltransferase, whose amino-acid sequence is MLQTVSVIEIFSLFLSKIKPQTALEIGCGTGGILASLDIPSKIGIDTYIPDLEIAELKYPQIIPIKYDILKLKNLFLDRSFDLVFGFDILEHFKSEQIPQIIEMCEQFSRKATVFWLPMEKTISDNPYPENTGNVHRSLLTPALFSLREYEMIRFPHYWRNGRAETDIDGLFCFKKI
- a CDS encoding radical SAM protein gives rise to the protein MIAYPKSVHLCTSTICQYACIFCNNPRGVIDKFTLSAETIKNILKDFDSLDFISIGGYGELLLHPEFEKVIQFTKEKKFPFVFSTNGEALTSDKQMILRESLLKGINLSLNSLNPQIHYFLSGNKGNLKKVMENLKEFSKKPRTYSITISMVVNRMNYKELPDFIQLAHDLELDMVKFIPPVNNISYSDEFSLLNNQEEKDYLIKAYDLAKQLKVSVTGMQPHKTETTIYKKKPIVECKMPWIATFITGNTVVPCCYLSHYVVGNITETPFVDIWNSKKIQILRQAIMDGQNTYCKNCTEFE
- a CDS encoding radical SAM protein, whose protein sequence is MNTHLPTTILIGTGTICQYKCIFCNNSKQPKISIKFDAMQRALSLFENINIVDLTGYGEFTLHPDYEKIIELMKEKKFKFNISTNGEGMTIEKQKVLEGASIAAINFSINSLNSETYKILSGVNGNLENTLSNFRNLIQKIHPDRLSISMVANRLNYKEMPDFIEFAHEHGIKIVRILAPVHFMTYEDGIDLLYNEEEMEYLQKAHDLAKKYNIKIEGMFLPSKQEAVKNILTKAPISKCRAPWTMTCIAANGDVSPCCFLVSYITGNINEQSFDEIWNGEKYNILRKSIMEGKNLYCQNCTDFA